In the Streptomyces formicae genome, one interval contains:
- a CDS encoding amino acid ABC transporter substrate-binding protein yields MRQFGNWLYNTFWANWMRRILTLLGLAAAGVLLWVFLPPIGAPESCASGVEKHGGECIGVNGSGYDFGTPEIREVARAIAKENEKFVGDKPHVTVALMLPLQPDIAAERVQLRSEIQGAYLAQYRSNRNESTPLMRLVLANPGDGYAQQAAVVDQLGEMSRDKSDNLRAVTGFNLSLDATEKAISRLTNELHIPVLASRVSADELANPEKSTGKVPYPGLARIIPTNRQQADALASFHGRLKDEDTVLVKDTRPHDIYNDSLAKAFSRTEPGPPGPKDQPFESPSITDPGDTGNDFTLIAQNICQSSARYVYFAGRPVHLRLFALKLADVQCKGKKYTIVSGSGSATLNRYMKGDDWAKLRGGDSKEPIVTVQYAAPGHPAAWDTELGREGAAKKRPDYFTEPQKELRELRLLIGRGSAGHIGDVRLDDSRTMLVHDGVRTIAKAVLLANAQTEGTVPPLKRVSDMWQRIEATNRVVGTSGLICLTNAGNAYDKPVAVVELNPTTKKLEFVGIGWPKGKPQPADCRVPSGTG; encoded by the coding sequence TTGAGGCAGTTCGGGAACTGGCTGTACAACACGTTCTGGGCCAACTGGATGCGCAGGATCCTCACGCTGCTCGGCCTCGCGGCCGCGGGCGTGCTCCTGTGGGTGTTCCTGCCGCCCATCGGCGCACCCGAGAGCTGCGCCTCCGGCGTCGAGAAGCACGGCGGCGAGTGCATAGGCGTCAACGGCTCCGGCTACGACTTCGGTACGCCGGAGATCAGGGAGGTCGCGCGGGCGATCGCCAAGGAGAACGAGAAGTTCGTCGGCGACAAGCCCCATGTCACCGTGGCCCTGATGCTGCCGTTGCAGCCCGACATCGCCGCCGAGCGCGTGCAGTTGCGCAGCGAGATCCAGGGGGCCTATCTCGCGCAGTACCGGTCCAATCGCAACGAGAGCACCCCGCTGATGCGCCTCGTGCTCGCCAATCCCGGTGACGGGTACGCCCAACAGGCCGCGGTCGTCGACCAGTTGGGTGAGATGTCCAGGGACAAGAGCGACAACCTCCGCGCCGTCACCGGCTTCAACCTGAGCCTGGACGCCACGGAGAAGGCCATCTCGCGCCTGACCAACGAACTGCACATCCCGGTCCTCGCGAGCCGGGTGAGCGCGGACGAACTCGCCAACCCGGAGAAGAGCACCGGCAAGGTCCCCTATCCCGGCCTCGCCCGCATCATCCCGACCAACCGCCAGCAGGCGGACGCGCTGGCCAGCTTCCACGGCAGGCTCAAGGACGAGGACACCGTCCTGGTCAAGGACACGCGGCCGCACGACATCTACAACGACTCGCTCGCCAAGGCCTTCAGTCGTACGGAACCGGGCCCTCCGGGTCCCAAGGACCAGCCGTTCGAATCCCCCTCGATCACCGACCCGGGGGACACGGGCAACGACTTCACCCTCATCGCCCAGAACATCTGCCAGTCCTCCGCGCGCTACGTCTACTTCGCGGGCCGCCCCGTACACCTGCGGCTCTTCGCCCTGAAACTGGCCGACGTGCAGTGCAAGGGCAAGAAGTACACGATCGTCAGCGGCTCGGGCTCGGCCACGCTCAACCGCTACATGAAGGGCGACGACTGGGCGAAGCTGCGCGGCGGCGACAGCAAGGAGCCCATCGTCACGGTGCAGTACGCCGCCCCGGGGCACCCCGCGGCCTGGGACACGGAGCTCGGCCGCGAGGGCGCGGCGAAGAAGCGGCCCGACTACTTCACCGAGCCCCAGAAGGAGTTGCGCGAGCTGCGCCTCCTGATCGGCAGGGGATCCGCGGGCCACATCGGCGACGTCCGCCTGGACGACTCCCGCACCATGCTGGTGCACGACGGCGTCCGCACCATCGCCAAGGCCGTCCTGCTCGCCAACGCCCAGACCGAGGGCACGGTGCCGCCCCTGAAGCGGGTCTCCGACATGTGGCAGCGGATCGAGGCGACCAACCGGGTCGTGGGGACCAGCGGCCTGATCTGCCTCACCAACGCGGGCAACGCCTACGACAAGCCGGTGGCGGTGGTCGAACTGAACCCGACCACGAAGAAGTTGGAGTTCGTGGGCATCGGATGGCCCAAGGGCAAGCCGCAGCCCGCGGACTGCCGGGTGCCCAGCGGAACGGGGTGA
- a CDS encoding RNA polymerase sigma factor, whose product MGQGGVHRHAAGSDEELTRALVAAGAGDEAAFAVVYRCVHPGLLRYLRGLVREDAEDVASETWLQIVRDLHRFRGGGGEFRRWTATVARHRAIDHLRRQRSRPRPAHLSQEVFDLPGTDDTAGQVLEALSTAHVLRLVSALPPDQGEAVLLRVVVGLDAPAAARVLGKRPSAVRSAAFRGLRRLAGELDAEAPTRRRAAGGEYAVRRVRRAAC is encoded by the coding sequence GTGGGGCAGGGTGGGGTACATCGCCATGCGGCGGGCAGTGACGAGGAGTTGACGCGGGCCCTGGTGGCCGCCGGGGCGGGGGACGAGGCGGCCTTCGCCGTGGTGTACCGCTGTGTTCATCCGGGACTCCTCCGGTACCTGCGCGGACTCGTGCGCGAGGACGCCGAGGACGTCGCGTCCGAGACCTGGCTGCAGATCGTCCGCGACCTGCACCGGTTCCGCGGGGGCGGCGGCGAGTTCCGCCGGTGGACCGCGACCGTCGCGCGCCACCGGGCGATCGACCACCTGCGGCGGCAGCGCAGCAGGCCGCGCCCCGCGCACCTTTCGCAGGAGGTGTTCGACCTGCCCGGCACGGACGACACCGCGGGCCAGGTCCTCGAGGCACTCTCCACCGCGCACGTGCTGCGACTGGTGAGCGCGCTGCCCCCGGACCAGGGCGAGGCGGTGCTGCTGCGCGTCGTGGTGGGCCTCGACGCCCCCGCGGCCGCCCGCGTCCTGGGCAAGCGGCCGTCGGCGGTGCGGTCGGCGGCGTTCCGCGGACTCCGGCGCCTGGCGGGGGAGTTGGACGCCGAGGCGCCGACGCGGCGGCGCGCCGCCGGGGGCGAGTACGCGGTGCGCAGGGTGAGACGGGCGGCCTGCTGA
- a CDS encoding DUF4328 domain-containing protein has product MNTATTSEGLCDVCVTVAAYEAPPPAAAPAPGGGPAAWLRSPVGLGRAAMALLGVVVLTDLYALWAATAVRGVMDDLISGEYGDDIARDAEHADKLYSAAGGVQLVALVATCVVFLVWFHRVRVNAEAFDPHIHSKSRGWTVGSWFVPVVNLWFPRRIAIDIWDASGDRSKSLEAPAERETPWLINAWWTLWLVSLLAGRYAGRRYSAAEEPEEINSALTGMMVSDALDIAAAVLAILFVHRLTRRQDQKARSGPGVVPGGFPLGGLHG; this is encoded by the coding sequence GAACACGGCGACGACGTCGGAGGGGCTCTGCGACGTCTGCGTCACGGTGGCGGCCTATGAAGCGCCGCCGCCCGCGGCCGCGCCCGCGCCAGGTGGCGGTCCCGCCGCCTGGTTGCGCTCGCCGGTCGGGCTCGGCAGGGCGGCCATGGCGCTGCTCGGCGTCGTCGTCCTCACCGATCTGTACGCGCTGTGGGCGGCCACCGCGGTGCGCGGCGTGATGGACGACCTGATCTCGGGGGAGTACGGCGACGACATCGCACGGGACGCCGAGCACGCCGACAAGCTGTACTCCGCCGCCGGTGGGGTGCAACTGGTGGCGCTCGTCGCGACCTGCGTCGTCTTCCTCGTCTGGTTCCACCGCGTGCGCGTGAACGCGGAGGCGTTCGACCCGCACATCCATAGCAAGTCGCGCGGCTGGACGGTGGGCAGTTGGTTCGTGCCCGTGGTGAACCTGTGGTTCCCGCGCCGGATCGCCATCGACATCTGGGACGCGAGCGGCGACCGCTCCAAGAGCCTGGAGGCGCCGGCGGAGCGCGAGACGCCCTGGCTGATCAACGCCTGGTGGACGCTGTGGCTGGTGAGCCTCCTCGCGGGCCGCTACGCGGGGCGGCGCTACTCGGCGGCGGAGGAGCCCGAGGAGATCAACTCCGCCCTCACCGGGATGATGGTGTCGGACGCGCTCGACATCGCGGCCGCGGTCCTCGCGATCCTCTTCGTGCACCGCCTCACGCGCAGGCAGGACCAGAAGGCGCGGTCGGGTCCCGGGGTCGTGCCGGGCGGCTTTCCGCTGGGCGGCCTGCACGGTTAG